One Spirochaetota bacterium genomic window, CTAACGCTCCTCGCAATGACGGGATTGGCCGATGTGTCATTGCGAGCGTAGCGAAGCAATCTCATTGCTACAATCGGAAAGATTGCTTCGTCGCTAGCACTTCTGGCAATGACGCTATGGACAATCATCATCATACAGAGCTGCCTTTTGGGACACCCCCTTTTCTTTCAATGCAGTTTGTAACGGGGCATTGCTCGCAGTTACATCCTTGCGGTTTTTTAAATAGAGCTGCAATATACTGTATACCATACAGCAACGCCAGTATAACCAGTATGCTTATAATGATCAATTCTCCCATACTAGTAAGTATATCACACTTTACTCATATATCTACGATTCTAATGCCCGCAATCCATCGGCAATCAGATTCTGGCAATAGGTAACGATAGAATCTTTGGCAATGATTATCTTTTCATCCTGATTTCGCAGTTTGACTTCTATAGAGGAACTATCGCCAAAAAATGCCTTACCTAACGTTATGCGGATGGGAATACCAATCAAATCAGCATCACCAAATTTAAATCCCGGGCTGGCTTTGCGGTCGTCATACAGCACATCTATTTTAGCTTTGAGTAACATCGAATACACCTCATCAGCCATAGCCTCTTCAGTTTCATTCTTTGCTAAACTCACACAATGCACATGAAACGGCGCAACACTCATTGGCCAAATTATACCATGCTCATCGTGATGTTGTTCAATAACTGCGGCCATGGTACGGTTTACACCAATCCCGTAACAGCCCATTATTGGTGTGATTGCCTTCCCATTTTGGTCAAGCACGGTAACATTCATTGACTTTGTATATTTATAGCCCAACTTGAAAATATGCCCCACCTCAATACCTTTCTTTTCTTTGAGTGGATAACCACAATGAGGACATCTATCACATGCTACAACAAGCGTAATATCAGCTTCCTCTTTGATAATAAAATCTCTGCCGGGGTTTACCCCTTTGTAGTGTTTGTCTTTTTCATTGGCTCCTGTAATGCCGTTAACAATATGTTTTACCTGTGTATCACATATAATACGTAACGTTTTTCCTTCACGAAGGATAGGCCCTGCAAAACCAACTGGTGCCCCTGTCACCTCTTCCACCACTGTGTCAGGTGCCAAAGCCACTTCAACTGCACCCAGTGCATTTTTTAATTTTACTTCATTTATATCACGATCACCAGGCACCACTGCCATAACAGGATTTCCATCAGCAACGTAAATCAGGCTCTTTAAAAATTTATGAGCACTGCATCCAAAAAATTGCACAAGCTCATCAATGGTGCGCACATTGGGAGTATCCACAATGCTCAGTGTTTCCGGATTTTCGTTCTGGGGCGATAGTTCATATTGATAGGCGGCTCGCTCCTGATTGGACTTATAGCCGCATGCATCGCATAGCAGCAATACCTCTTCACCAACCTCTGATGCAACCATAAATTCTTCAGAATCACTGCCCCCCATTGATCCAGTATCAGCCTCTACCGGAATTGTCTCCAAACCACACCGTTTAAAGATATTGCGATATGTTTGGCGCATTGTCTGGTATGAACGCTCCAGTCCCGCTTCATCAATGTCAAACGAATATGCATCCTTCATGATGAACTCTTTACTGCGCATAACTCCAAAGCGTGGACGAATTTCATCACGGAATTTTGTATTTATCTGGTATGCATTTATTGGCAAATCCCTGTATGAGGTTACTATCATGCGTATGGCATTGGTGAATGCTTCTTCATGCGTTGGTGCCAGTGCATATTCTAATCCATTGCGGTCTTTAATGCGTATCATCTCAGGGCCCATAGTGTGCCAGCGTCCCGATTCCTTCCACAAATCAGCATTGGTAAGCTCGGGCATTAAAAACTCAAGCGCCCCGGCTTTGTTCATCTCTTCGCGAATAATATTAATTATCTTTTGCAACACTCGCAAACCCAATGGCAAATAAATATACATACCAGCTGATTCTTTGCGGATAAGTCCTGCACGTATCATAAGCTTATGGCTGGTGATGACCGCATCAGCG contains:
- a CDS encoding proline--tRNA ligase, with translation MRMSRYLIPTLKEDPADAVITSHKLMIRAGLIRKESAGMYIYLPLGLRVLQKIINIIREEMNKAGALEFLMPELTNADLWKESGRWHTMGPEMIRIKDRNGLEYALAPTHEEAFTNAIRMIVTSYRDLPINAYQINTKFRDEIRPRFGVMRSKEFIMKDAYSFDIDEAGLERSYQTMRQTYRNIFKRCGLETIPVEADTGSMGGSDSEEFMVASEVGEEVLLLCDACGYKSNQERAAYQYELSPQNENPETLSIVDTPNVRTIDELVQFFGCSAHKFLKSLIYVADGNPVMAVVPGDRDINEVKLKNALGAVEVALAPDTVVEEVTGAPVGFAGPILREGKTLRIICDTQVKHIVNGITGANEKDKHYKGVNPGRDFIIKEEADITLVVACDRCPHCGYPLKEKKGIEVGHIFKLGYKYTKSMNVTVLDQNGKAITPIMGCYGIGVNRTMAAVIEQHHDEHGIIWPMSVAPFHVHCVSLAKNETEEAMADEVYSMLLKAKIDVLYDDRKASPGFKFGDADLIGIPIRITLGKAFFGDSSSIEVKLRNQDEKIIIAKDSIVTYCQNLIADGLRALES